A region of the Mus caroli chromosome 7, CAROLI_EIJ_v1.1, whole genome shotgun sequence genome:
GCAGGGAAGCTGTACCTACAACCCCTCAAGAATAAGGTTATTTAAACAAGACCCAAACAATGGCAACTCCAGTTGACACACTAACATGGATGGTGGGAATCTGAGGAGTGGCAGGCAATTAGTGACTGCTGAAAGGGAGAAGCAGTCTTCACCGTGGACTAGCCCCCTGATTGGTTGTCCAATACTAAGTGCTTCACTCTAAATGCATATAAATATCAGGAACATTAATGCACAACAAgttgtatttctatatttattcataCCTATAGATTGATGATAAGAATAAGGAAAACAGTGTCATGAAGTTGAAGATAGCATAGAAAGGGCTGAAGGGATGAGGCAGATTGGTAGAAATATTACACACAgacatgaaatttaaaacaaaatcacaaaaaatacaaaagtaactaataaaacTATTATCGAaagaggaataaaaaaataaaaaacaacattgaACAGGGGTCaaccaggaagaggaagagaggccaCCAGAGATATGGACCATATGGCATATGGACCATGCATATGGACCTGAGAGAGCCCAGCCTAGAAGTGAGGATTTGGATGGGGCATAGGCTTCTGTAGACGTGAACTGCTCCTGAGGCACAGCAGCTGTGTTCCCTGTCACAGTTCCTCTCTGGCCACATCCTTGGAAACAACATGGTCCCGAGCAAGCAGCAGCCCTGCTGCATTACTTCATGGTGGGAATTATAAGGCCCCGGCACCAAGAAATCGAGCATCTAGTAAACTTCTGCTGACACCCTCATGGGTGAGAGCCAGTTAtgccagagaagctgctgattgGCATTGTTCATTCAGAGTGGACAGcatggaaggcaaaggcaggtctTATTTCATCACACATGCTCACAGCATGGCAAGAGCCTGCACCAGAAATCTCTTTCAAAGGTACTAAAAAGGggaaggaatcttttttttttttttaaagatattttacttACAAGGTATAACAATTGTCCTAAAACCTCCAGACCTCTTTATATCCCCAGGTCTCCTACCTACATGCCAGCCACAACCAAGACTGAGTAGTCTTTGTGGATAAAATGACAATATGGGCATAAAGCAGTGTCTATCCAGACAGAGCTCCTGGCTTCTATGACTGCTACAACCAGACAGGGCTAGGAATATGCCACACCCACATTTGATGATTCCTGGGAATTTGCTTAACAGCCACATGGTCCCAGGGCTTCTCTGTGAAGTGCAGCAGTCCAACAGTTGTCCCTGATGGTTGAACTGGGTGTGTCCTCAGAAAAAGGAACAGAGACCTCTACCAAACCTGTGATCCCCCAGTCCAGCAGGGCTGAAGGCAGTGATGCTGGCACAGGCTCAGCAGCAGGAGAAAAGTCTCCGGAGTGCAACTTTGACATCCTTGTTCCTCAGAGTGTAGATGAGAGGGTTCAAGGTGGGTGCCACTGAGGTGTAGATGATGGACACCACCTTGTCCTTGTTCAGTGAGTAGCTGGATGAAGGGCGAATGTAGGTGTAGATGACAGTGGAGTAGTACATGGTGACCACGATGAGGTGTGCAGAGCAGGTGGAGAAGGCCCGTTGCTTGCCCTCAGCTGAGCGGATCTTCAGGATGCTGGCCACAATAAAGCCGTAGGAAAGGATGATCACAGAGAAGTTCCCTACAGCCAGGAACACATCTGCAGCGAAAGCCATGGCCTCATTCAATTGTGTTGGAGCACAAGAGAGCTTCAACAGTGGGGGAATCTCACAGAAGAAGTGCTCTACCACATTGGAGCTGCAGAATGGTAGACGCAGAACCAGGCTTGAGTTTATGCTGGTGTTAGTCAGGCTGATAGCCCAGACAATGCCAGCCAGGAATGCACACACCCTGGGGCCCATCCAGGTACTATAATGCAAAGGACAGCAGATGGCCACAAAGCGGTCATAGGCCATAGCTGAGAAGAGCAGAAGCTCTGCTCCCAGTGACCATGTGAAGAAGAAGAGCTGGGCCATGCAGCCCCCATAAGAGATGGTCCTTCCCCCCACCATGGTGTCCAGTAGCTTGGGTAGGATGGTGGAGGTGCAGAGGATGTCCACCACGGCCAGGTTGACCAGGAAGAAATACATAGGGGTATGCAGGGTTGGGCTGGCACTGATTGTCACCATAATGAGCAGGTTCCCTGAGACTGCAGCCATGTATAGGCAAAGGAAGCTAAGGAAAAGTAGTATCCGAAGGTGAGGCATATCTGAGAATCCCAGGATGAGGAACTCAGTGACCAGTGTCCCATTCATCACAGAGCTGGGGAGACCTCAGGATCCAGGGGTAGTGGGTTTCCTGTAACAGTTCTGATAGGATCTGAAGGTGAAAGACATGCTCCAGTTCCAGTTTGTGCTAATGACCTAGCCCAGATGTGGTGAGACTCACCTAGAGCCCAAACCTCAGTATCGCATGGCATAAGAATAGAACTCTGTGCCAGCCAATGCTGTAGA
Encoded here:
- the LOC110299194 gene encoding olfactory receptor 13G1-like; this encodes MNGTLVTEFLILGFSDMPHLRILLFLSFLCLYMAAVSGNLLIMVTISASPTLHTPMYFFLVNLAVVDILCTSTILPKLLDTMVGGRTISYGGCMAQLFFFTWSLGAELLLFSAMAYDRFVAICCPLHYSTWMGPRVCAFLAGIVWAISLTNTSINSSLVLRLPFCSSNVVEHFFCEIPPLLKLSCAPTQLNEAMAFAADVFLAVGNFSVIILSYGFIVASILKIRSAEGKQRAFSTCSAHLIVVTMYYSTVIYTYIRPSSSYSLNKDKVVSIIYTSVAPTLNPLIYTLRNKDVKVALRRLFSCC